The following proteins come from a genomic window of Aquimarina sp. MAR_2010_214:
- a CDS encoding serine protease: protein MKTLLLLSLLIITPIVAQEVEVNELKTIENTELSPFNQICYQHIRRNKILWYGGWAESTGFFIDKNFVLTAAHNVHSQFLSRVKEIKIKIGRNGDSQIYPTIQIKGKDIISKYVKTSENYGFLKGYKKKVQWDFALIYIPDELLPEGYTWNEEFSLGNDETLVNETIELAGYPAAGQIGDTDYSYDGSKMIFQSGKIEPKGKWYKHDFITHGGNSGSPLWVTKNMKNIIVGIHTFGGSGTLIDDESLQLIKSWMLEIKSN, encoded by the coding sequence ATGAAAACATTATTATTACTAAGTCTTTTAATTATTACACCAATTGTAGCACAAGAAGTTGAAGTAAATGAATTAAAAACAATTGAAAACACAGAACTAAGTCCCTTTAATCAAATTTGCTATCAGCATATTCGCCGTAATAAAATATTATGGTACGGAGGGTGGGCCGAATCTACTGGTTTTTTTATTGATAAAAATTTCGTTTTGACAGCTGCTCATAATGTGCATTCACAGTTTTTAAGTAGGGTAAAAGAAATAAAAATAAAAATTGGTAGAAATGGTGATTCACAAATATATCCAACCATACAAATTAAAGGAAAAGACATCATTTCCAAGTATGTAAAAACAAGTGAAAACTATGGATTTCTTAAGGGTTACAAGAAAAAAGTTCAATGGGATTTTGCATTAATATATATACCAGATGAGCTTTTACCAGAAGGATATACTTGGAATGAAGAATTTAGTCTTGGCAATGATGAAACATTAGTAAATGAAACGATAGAACTTGCTGGCTATCCTGCTGCAGGACAAATAGGTGACACTGATTATTCCTATGATGGCAGTAAAATGATATTTCAATCTGGGAAAATAGAACCTAAAGGAAAGTGGTATAAACACGACTTTATAACCCATGGAGGTAACAGTGGGTCACCACTATGGGTAACAAAAAATATGAAAAACATTATTGTTGGTATTCACACTTTTGGTGGCTCTGGAACATTGATTGATGATGAAAGCCTCCAACTGATAAAATCTTGGATGTTGGAGATTAAAAGCAATTAA
- a CDS encoding McrB family protein yields MNTLEIIKQKASFLNNLSNNEDALFEYINNNHENLDEVIHQYKPERGFKPVNTLRFLIASELKKGNRVTVEIVNSLKQAIENRDVSSYYSLNDAVQQSLANYKDSKKGMFPNWRDAFKVLFPFIHSISDNKEVKTLLDQLVNQIVETNNLQNIKKHPISFQGSQNYGSDHIWVAIYPKASPNVQSAYQIFFSIDHNGIKGGIHKGHKLEKGIYSYDDEVFNRWEAFLENTKSWVDEWQLLNSRLDFSSLKQSKYYLVGAYWKDTSPKDQTDRFVREGVWVNGYEEDKSLSVVNKVNIGDHIAIRSVDKRGNNMYIKARGIVTSNLRDGRHLEVEWEKEFEVFKLNFSGGYWDTIRKLIKESHINAVWSNNKNMENVKQEFIDWYIANPRSSYFNNQPEKIDDYLTKSLEFFSKDIFLVSRATYKEMVEFIEDTINNNKAKFLKNHGAPDSGKLAAIVGKRNYQKFLLGYFEKKEENASKKEVGMEYKRAINQIFYGPPGTGKTYSTILEAAKIIEQEEVIYYDESQKIFNEHLGGRIEFITFHQNYSYEDFIQGLRPDIEQKELSFNRADGVFTKMVTNALFEYYKVYQQNQKETLDDTEVKIDLNDAYIEFLGSLKEGQEFETKTGSKIKVDNFTDRQNIEFKPLNGVKSYLVSGNRLLKLYDVFKDIDEIKLVHEDIRGAIGGCNSTIYYVALREFISFLKVYEDTLNEFVDIEEDYDDDNITYRRKKELLSNISLDELRTVSENDVPKYVIIIDEINRANISRVFGELITLIEKDKRSGGDIPLSATLPSGEKFIVPSNLYIIGTMNTADKSIALLDIALRRRFEFVPMYPKVEIIIDGNNIVNDAEILQKLNNEIVSKKGHDFTIGHSYFMGKEYVLKNTVDNKVIPLLLEYFMNDFGEVEKILKKAGLTVEGWPMKLVRND; encoded by the coding sequence ATGCACTTTTTGAGTATATAAATAACAATCACGAAAATTTAGACGAGGTTATACATCAGTATAAACCAGAACGAGGGTTTAAGCCAGTAAACACTTTACGCTTTTTAATAGCTAGCGAGCTTAAAAAAGGAAATAGAGTAACAGTAGAAATTGTTAACAGTTTAAAACAAGCTATAGAAAATAGAGATGTGTCCTCATATTATAGTCTTAACGATGCAGTACAACAAAGTCTAGCAAATTATAAAGACAGCAAAAAAGGAATGTTTCCCAATTGGAGAGATGCCTTCAAGGTTTTATTCCCATTTATACATAGTATATCAGATAATAAAGAGGTCAAAACACTGCTAGATCAATTAGTTAATCAAATTGTTGAAACAAATAATTTGCAGAATATAAAGAAACACCCTATAAGTTTTCAAGGTTCTCAAAATTATGGTTCGGATCATATTTGGGTTGCCATCTATCCAAAAGCTTCACCTAATGTACAAAGTGCCTATCAAATTTTTTTTAGTATTGATCATAATGGAATAAAAGGTGGAATCCATAAAGGGCATAAATTAGAAAAAGGTATTTATTCTTATGACGATGAAGTTTTTAATAGATGGGAAGCATTTTTAGAGAATACAAAAAGTTGGGTAGATGAGTGGCAGTTGTTAAACTCTAGATTGGATTTCAGCTCTTTAAAACAATCAAAATATTATTTAGTTGGAGCATATTGGAAGGATACTAGTCCTAAAGATCAAACAGATCGTTTTGTGAGAGAAGGTGTATGGGTTAATGGATATGAAGAAGATAAATCTCTATCGGTGGTCAATAAAGTTAATATTGGTGATCATATCGCTATAAGGTCTGTAGATAAGCGTGGAAATAATATGTACATAAAGGCTAGAGGTATTGTTACTTCTAACTTAAGAGATGGGAGACATCTTGAGGTGGAATGGGAAAAAGAGTTTGAAGTTTTTAAGTTGAATTTTTCAGGTGGTTATTGGGATACAATTAGAAAATTAATTAAAGAAAGTCATATTAATGCTGTTTGGTCAAATAATAAAAATATGGAAAATGTTAAACAAGAATTTATTGATTGGTATATAGCCAATCCAAGATCAAGTTATTTCAATAATCAACCTGAAAAAATTGACGATTATTTAACTAAATCATTAGAATTTTTCTCTAAGGATATTTTTTTAGTTAGCCGAGCTACTTATAAAGAAATGGTTGAATTTATAGAAGATACAATCAATAATAATAAAGCTAAGTTTTTAAAAAATCATGGTGCTCCTGACTCAGGGAAGCTTGCAGCTATTGTAGGAAAAAGAAATTATCAAAAATTTTTATTGGGATATTTCGAAAAAAAAGAAGAGAATGCATCAAAAAAAGAGGTTGGTATGGAATATAAACGAGCAATAAACCAAATTTTTTACGGCCCTCCAGGAACAGGAAAAACCTACAGTACAATTCTAGAAGCAGCTAAAATTATTGAACAAGAAGAGGTAATTTACTATGATGAAAGTCAGAAGATATTTAATGAACATTTAGGAGGACGTATTGAGTTTATAACATTTCATCAAAATTATAGCTACGAAGATTTTATACAAGGTTTGCGTCCAGACATAGAGCAAAAAGAATTGAGTTTTAATAGAGCAGATGGTGTGTTTACTAAAATGGTCACTAATGCCTTGTTTGAATATTATAAAGTCTATCAGCAAAACCAAAAAGAAACTTTAGATGATACCGAAGTAAAAATTGATTTAAACGACGCTTATATTGAGTTTTTAGGCTCATTAAAAGAAGGTCAAGAGTTTGAAACCAAAACAGGGTCAAAAATAAAAGTAGATAATTTTACAGATAGGCAAAATATTGAATTTAAACCTTTAAACGGTGTGAAGTCCTATTTGGTGTCTGGTAATAGGTTATTGAAATTATATGACGTATTTAAAGATATTGATGAAATCAAACTTGTTCATGAGGATATTAGAGGTGCTATAGGCGGTTGTAATTCTACGATCTACTATGTCGCATTACGAGAGTTTATTTCATTTTTAAAAGTATACGAGGATACCTTAAACGAGTTTGTTGATATTGAGGAAGATTATGACGACGATAATATTACGTATCGTAGAAAAAAGGAATTATTATCAAATATAAGTCTGGATGAATTAAGAACGGTTTCAGAAAATGACGTTCCTAAATATGTCATTATCATTGATGAAATTAACAGAGCAAATATTTCAAGAGTTTTTGGCGAACTTATTACATTGATTGAAAAAGATAAGCGTTCAGGTGGTGACATACCTTTATCTGCAACTTTACCATCTGGAGAGAAGTTTATCGTACCATCTAATTTGTATATAATTGGCACAATGAATACTGCTGATAAATCTATTGCACTTTTAGATATAGCGCTTAGACGACGTTTTGAATTTGTACCGATGTATCCTAAGGTAGAAATTATAATAGACGGAAATAATATTGTTAATGATGCCGAGATTCTACAAAAATTAAATAATGAAATAGTGTCTAAAAAAGGCCATGATTTCACTATTGGGCATTCTTATTTTATGGGTAAAGAATATGTGCTCAAAAATACCGTCGATAATAAAGTGATTCCATTGTTACTGGAGTACTTTATGAATGATTTCGGAGAGGTAGAAAAAATACTGAAGAAGGCAGGGTTAACTGTTGAGGGTTGGCCTATGAAATTAGTGAGAAATGACTAA
- a CDS encoding McrC family protein: MTNLFEYENTEPFAEGHFEDLEVFLDEIWSKREKSSYYTEEDNRVETQRFIQFLNKTKTLKSNKYVGVIHFEGETINLLPKIFFKGEEATENDVKAINKHILWWLSYCRKLKFPNYLSGLNSERADFFEILIYLFSKYTRELLNSSIYQKYTEVKKELSFVKGRINFNTYIKDNLSRGRNHKISCEFDAFEMDNEFNRCVKFVSKLLLSITKENQSRRFLSDILFILDEVKDVNVSSERMQRMTFNPMFSDFETIRDYCVLFLNNSVSFNYKNSLKLFAFLLPMEYVFEDFVFGFIDKEIDAIKAKAKAQAGSKHLDVEENFALKPDLYLKLNDKNVIADTKYKIVYTNDTDSKKGISQSDLYQMLAYAVRYKIDEIVLYYPNTINKYDPNISEIVIIDELAEGKNIKIRSYQLPIINYELFKFNKETEVPLIELFESTKIELIKSINSSLLL, encoded by the coding sequence ATGACTAATCTTTTTGAATATGAAAATACCGAACCATTTGCTGAAGGTCATTTTGAGGATCTGGAAGTATTTTTAGATGAAATTTGGTCTAAAAGAGAGAAATCGAGTTATTATACGGAGGAAGATAATAGAGTAGAAACACAACGGTTTATTCAGTTCTTAAATAAGACTAAAACATTAAAATCTAATAAATATGTAGGTGTTATTCATTTTGAGGGAGAAACAATAAACCTACTTCCTAAGATATTCTTTAAAGGAGAAGAGGCAACAGAGAATGATGTAAAAGCTATTAATAAACATATATTATGGTGGTTAAGCTATTGTAGGAAATTAAAGTTCCCAAATTATCTTTCAGGACTAAATAGTGAAAGAGCAGATTTTTTTGAAATTCTCATTTACCTATTTAGTAAATACACAAGAGAACTTTTAAACTCTTCCATATATCAAAAATATACTGAAGTAAAGAAAGAGTTGTCCTTCGTGAAAGGAAGAATAAATTTTAACACCTATATAAAAGATAATTTATCAAGAGGAAGGAATCATAAAATAAGTTGTGAGTTTGATGCTTTTGAGATGGATAATGAGTTTAATAGATGCGTGAAATTTGTCTCTAAGCTTTTGTTGTCAATCACGAAGGAAAATCAAAGCAGACGTTTTTTAAGTGATATTTTATTTATTCTCGATGAGGTGAAAGACGTAAATGTTTCCTCAGAAAGAATGCAACGTATGACATTCAATCCGATGTTTTCAGATTTTGAAACCATACGTGATTATTGTGTGCTCTTTTTAAATAATAGTGTTTCTTTTAATTATAAAAACTCATTAAAACTATTTGCATTTTTACTACCAATGGAATATGTTTTTGAGGACTTTGTTTTTGGTTTTATAGATAAAGAAATTGATGCTATAAAAGCAAAAGCAAAAGCTCAAGCGGGGTCTAAGCATTTGGATGTGGAAGAAAATTTTGCTTTAAAGCCTGATTTATATTTAAAATTAAATGACAAGAATGTAATTGCTGATACGAAATATAAAATTGTATATACGAATGATACGGATTCTAAAAAAGGAATCTCTCAAAGTGATTTGTATCAAATGCTAGCATATGCTGTAAGGTATAAAATAGATGAGATTGTTTTATATTATCCTAATACGATTAACAAATATGACCCTAATATTTCTGAAATAGTTATCATCGACGAATTAGCAGAAGGCAAGAATATAAAAATTCGTTCATATCAACTACCTATAATTAATTATGAACTTTTTAAATTCAATAAGGAAACAGAAGTACCTTTAATAGAATTATTTGAGTCCACAAAAATTGAACTTATAAAAAGCATAAATAGCTCTCTCCTACTATAA
- a CDS encoding serine protease — protein sequence MRNIVTVLLLLFGFSAFCQTKSDSIQKMDSLLKKKEVNKIIEELEFKKKATLKNKNFKIQNLEFNSIQKNKIIDLKEAQKKIDLQEIQKINEIEGLQEVEELVIKSTSIPFQQEALYIGEDELEGYNNDINGTPRLHGPSQFDSRIELRELNPDIDWQWLILRRNESVGIIIEKEKINKISEDIYQLDISNSLERTYNLCSNIPFRTQPTVGIGTTFIIGENEMITANHVFNKKLEDYVIVFGFEMLNKNGIIQTVINVKDIYYPQKKIYNSEIYDVVIYELDRPVKRPVLEWKRSSSLKEGNEIYMIGHPSGIPKKIAVNASVIKNSHDQYFYTSLDSFQGNSGSPVFDFNTHKVIGVLVSGELDYTFNGNCNELNLCKYPYCKGEKVIRIENIMNNRY from the coding sequence ATGAGGAATATTGTAACTGTACTGTTGTTACTATTTGGTTTTTCTGCGTTTTGCCAAACCAAAAGTGATTCAATACAAAAAATGGATTCTTTGCTTAAAAAAAAGGAGGTCAACAAAATCATTGAAGAACTTGAATTTAAAAAAAAGGCTACGCTAAAAAACAAAAATTTCAAAATCCAAAATCTTGAATTTAACTCAATTCAAAAAAACAAGATCATTGATTTAAAAGAAGCGCAAAAGAAAATCGATTTGCAAGAAATTCAAAAGATAAATGAAATTGAAGGCCTTCAAGAAGTAGAAGAATTAGTAATTAAATCTACCTCAATTCCATTTCAGCAAGAGGCATTATACATTGGTGAAGATGAACTAGAGGGTTATAATAATGATATTAATGGAACACCACGTCTGCATGGACCTTCGCAATTTGACAGTAGAATTGAACTTAGAGAGCTAAACCCAGACATAGATTGGCAGTGGCTTATTTTAAGGCGTAATGAATCTGTTGGTATTATCATTGAAAAAGAAAAAATCAATAAAATTTCTGAAGATATATATCAACTTGACATTTCAAATAGTTTAGAAAGAACATATAATCTTTGCAGTAATATCCCTTTTAGAACTCAGCCGACAGTCGGTATTGGTACGACCTTTATAATTGGAGAAAATGAAATGATAACTGCAAACCATGTGTTTAATAAAAAACTTGAAGATTATGTTATAGTTTTTGGATTCGAGATGCTGAATAAAAATGGCATTATCCAAACGGTAATCAATGTAAAAGATATCTATTATCCTCAAAAAAAGATATACAACTCAGAAATATATGATGTTGTTATTTATGAATTAGATAGACCTGTCAAACGACCTGTTTTGGAATGGAAAAGATCCTCTTCTTTAAAAGAAGGAAATGAAATCTACATGATTGGACATCCTAGTGGAATTCCAAAAAAAATAGCAGTAAATGCAAGTGTAATTAAAAATAGTCATGACCAATATTTTTATACATCTCTAGATAGTTTTCAAGGCAATTCTGGATCTCCTGTATTTGATTTTAATACGCATAAGGTTATTGGAGTATTAGTGTCAGGCGAATTGGATTATACTTTCAATGGTAACTGTAATGAACTAAATCTTTGCAAATATCCATACTGTAAAGGTGAAAAAGTAATCCGTATTGAAAATATTATGAATAATCGTTATTAA